In a single window of the Limnochorda sp. L945t genome:
- a CDS encoding 3-isopropylmalate dehydratase small subunit: protein MTAIPRTVRGRVWVVGDHVDTDVIIPARYLTTSDPQELARHVFEDLDPSLRERIWPGDIVVAGVNFGSGSSREHAPIALKAAGIACVVARSFARIFYRNAVNVGLPVLQCPEPIPVQSGQTVSIDLEAGTVLDEAGGRTFVAERMPDVMREILEAGGLVPYVARRLQEREASARATG, encoded by the coding sequence ATGACGGCCATACCGCGCACCGTCCGGGGCCGGGTGTGGGTGGTGGGCGACCACGTGGACACCGACGTGATCATCCCGGCCCGCTACCTCACCACGTCGGATCCCCAGGAACTCGCCCGGCACGTCTTCGAGGACCTGGACCCCAGCTTGAGGGAGCGGATCTGGCCGGGCGACATCGTGGTGGCGGGCGTCAACTTCGGCAGCGGCAGCAGCCGGGAGCACGCCCCCATCGCCCTCAAGGCGGCCGGCATCGCCTGCGTGGTGGCCCGCTCTTTTGCCCGGATCTTCTACCGCAACGCGGTCAACGTGGGGCTGCCCGTGCTCCAGTGCCCCGAGCCCATCCCCGTCCAGAGCGGGCAGACGGTGAGCATCGACCTCGAGGCGGGCACCGTGCTCGACGAGGCAGGCGGGCGCACGTTCGTGGCGGAGCGGATGCCGGACGTCATGAGGGAGATCCTGGAGGCCGGCGGATTGGTACCCTACGTGGCCCGGCGGCTGCAGGAGCGGGAGGCAAGCGCGCGTGCGACAGGGTGA
- the phoU gene encoding phosphate signaling complex protein PhoU, whose protein sequence is MARSAFDQELSELQQEILRMGSLVEKAVELAVQALRDRDRQLATQVIDDDDLVDRLEVDLEERCIRLIALQQPLAGDLRTIGTVLKVITDLERVGDYATNIAEVAVRLAREPLFKPLIDIPRLAEMAQRMLRQSLDAFVHRDVELAEAVCRADDPVDDLFAALYDELMQYVAKGADMVRVTQAINLIFAARYLERIADHATNIGERVIYMVTGKRVAHQLRGRILGSSASAAAPSP, encoded by the coding sequence GTGGCCAGGAGCGCGTTCGACCAAGAGCTGTCCGAGCTCCAGCAGGAGATCCTGCGCATGGGCTCGCTGGTGGAAAAGGCGGTCGAGCTGGCGGTGCAAGCGCTGCGCGACCGCGATCGGCAGCTGGCCACCCAGGTCATCGACGACGACGACCTGGTGGACCGGCTGGAGGTCGACCTCGAGGAGCGGTGCATCCGGCTGATCGCGCTGCAGCAGCCGCTGGCAGGCGACTTGCGGACCATCGGCACCGTGCTGAAGGTGATCACGGACCTGGAGCGGGTGGGGGACTACGCCACCAACATCGCGGAGGTGGCGGTGCGGCTCGCCAGGGAGCCCCTCTTCAAGCCGCTCATCGACATCCCCCGGCTGGCCGAGATGGCCCAGCGGATGCTCCGCCAGAGCCTGGATGCCTTCGTGCACCGCGACGTCGAGCTGGCCGAGGCCGTGTGCCGGGCCGACGACCCCGTCGACGATCTTTTCGCCGCCCTGTACGACGAGCTCATGCAATACGTGGCAAAAGGCGCGGACATGGTGCGGGTCACCCAGGCGATCAACCTGATCTTCGCGGCCCGCTACCTGGAGCGCATCGCCGACCACGCTACCAACATCGGGGAGCGGGTCATCTACATGGTGACCGGCAAGCGCGTCGCCCACCAGCTGCGCGGCCGCATCCTGGGAAGCTCCGCCTCGGCGGCGGCCCCGAGCCCGTAG
- a CDS encoding ABC transporter permease — translation MVRYIARRIALGVLTLWVIATLTFVLMHAIPGDPFASEKLTPQIHQLMLVKYGMDRPLIQQYFTYLGNLVRGDLGYSMRQMNRTVNDMIREGFPVSAHLGLQAIAVGVTFGLVLGVIAAVNHNRWPDYVVILLALLFVSIPGFVVGALMQYVFGVRLGWLPVARWEGFVYTIMPTLALGLSMMAGQARFMRSSMLEVLDQDYVRTAESKGLSRREVLWRHTIRNAILPIVTIMGPLVAGVVTGSFIIESMFGIPGLGKYYVQSIYNRDYPLIMGTTMFYAVLLVAMMLLVDLAYTLVDPRIRLGKASD, via the coding sequence TTGGTCCGTTACATCGCGAGGCGCATCGCTCTGGGCGTGCTCACGCTGTGGGTCATCGCCACGCTCACCTTCGTCCTGATGCACGCCATCCCCGGGGATCCTTTCGCCAGCGAGAAGCTCACGCCGCAGATCCACCAGCTCATGCTGGTCAAGTACGGGATGGATCGGCCCCTCATCCAGCAGTACTTCACATACCTCGGCAACCTCGTGCGCGGCGACCTGGGGTACTCGATGCGGCAGATGAACCGCACCGTCAACGACATGATCCGGGAGGGCTTCCCGGTCTCGGCCCATCTGGGGCTGCAGGCGATCGCCGTCGGGGTGACCTTCGGGCTGGTGCTCGGCGTGATCGCCGCCGTCAACCACAACCGGTGGCCCGACTACGTCGTGATCCTCCTCGCCCTGCTCTTCGTCTCCATCCCCGGCTTCGTGGTCGGTGCGCTCATGCAGTACGTCTTCGGCGTCAGGCTGGGGTGGCTGCCGGTGGCCCGCTGGGAGGGCTTCGTCTACACGATCATGCCGACGCTGGCCCTGGGCCTTTCGATGATGGCCGGCCAGGCGCGCTTCATGCGAAGCAGCATGCTGGAGGTCCTGGATCAGGATTACGTCCGCACCGCCGAGTCCAAGGGCCTCTCCCGGCGAGAGGTGCTCTGGCGGCACACCATTCGCAACGCCATCTTACCCATCGTGACCATCATGGGGCCGCTCGTCGCAGGGGTGGTGACCGGCTCGTTCATCATCGAGAGCATGTTCGGCATCCCCGGGCTCGGCAAGTATTACGTGCAGAGCATCTATAACCGGGACTACCCGCTGATCATGGGGACCACCATGTTTTACGCGGTGTTGCTCGTCGCCATGATGCTCCTGGTCGACCTGGCGTATACCCTGGTAGACCCGAGGATCCGGCTGGGGAAGGCCTCCGACTGA
- a CDS encoding alpha/beta-type small acid-soluble spore protein, which translates to MAAGQKRNRPLLTQALGALDKFKYEVASELNINPEYKSGYWGNISARECGAVGGNMVRRMIAAAEQTLAQQAAGSATAAFRAALPVEPDAQRGATSAHNPSEIRPGQSQQAFGIK; encoded by the coding sequence ATGGCTGCAGGCCAGAAGCGCAACCGGCCCCTGCTGACCCAGGCGCTCGGCGCGCTGGACAAGTTCAAATACGAGGTAGCTTCCGAGCTCAACATCAACCCTGAGTACAAGTCCGGCTATTGGGGCAACATCAGCGCCAGGGAGTGCGGGGCCGTGGGGGGCAACATGGTGCGGCGCATGATCGCCGCTGCCGAGCAAACCCTGGCGCAGCAAGCGGCTGGTTCGGCCACCGCAGCGTTCCGAGCGGCGCTGCCCGTCGAACCCGACGCCCAGAGGGGAGCGACCTCGGCGCACAATCCTTCGGAGATCCGCCCGGGTCAATCCCAGCAAGCGTTCGGCATCAAGTAA
- a CDS encoding ABC transporter substrate-binding protein: MRHTWRQVAFVAAVAMALAGALGGVALAAKPLPPIVMLSDTGDVVRTMNQAIQEMVRKNLGLEIQIEYMDFKTRLERMRNSNFSVVFAGWGPDYDDPMTFLDLWVTDSAFNDGKWSNQRYDELLAAAKNTTDQEKRMQYFVEAEKILAQEAPIAPVYWRSRLSLYKPWVKGIIRRPVGAEAEYKWAYTQGRPGGDSPMYLNLNLGEEPPDLDPATSTDTVSFLILNATLDGLVRKDAQGQIRPGSGLAESWTVSPDQKVYTFKLRKATWDDGTPITADDFVYQWRRVIDPRTASQYQFMMELAGIANGSKIAKMDAKDGEAIDKALETFGVKALDERTLQVTLEKPNPLFLELTTFISFLPAPKHLVEKYGDKYAAEASTIGASGPFRIAEWKHQYELVLEKNPKYWDAKNVKLQKIHFDMITDAGTALQMYEQGKLDIAGVASRYVDVYRNHPDLQPPWPDGSTFYWEFNTLDPVLKNAKVRRAIALAIDRKAFADRVLRNGSYPATSLTPPVITDPAKGGIFQKRVGELFPATPDVKLARQLLREGLTELGYEVPEVARQ, encoded by the coding sequence TTGCGGCATACGTGGCGACAGGTGGCGTTCGTGGCGGCGGTGGCGATGGCGCTGGCGGGGGCCCTGGGCGGCGTGGCGCTGGCGGCCAAACCCTTACCGCCCATCGTGATGTTGAGCGACACGGGCGACGTGGTGCGGACGATGAACCAGGCCATCCAGGAGATGGTTCGCAAGAACCTGGGCCTGGAGATCCAGATCGAGTACATGGACTTCAAGACCCGCCTCGAGCGGATGCGCAACAGCAACTTCTCCGTCGTCTTCGCCGGGTGGGGGCCCGACTACGACGATCCCATGACCTTCCTCGACCTGTGGGTCACGGATAGCGCCTTCAACGACGGCAAGTGGAGCAACCAGCGCTACGACGAGCTCCTGGCGGCCGCGAAGAACACCACCGACCAGGAAAAGCGCATGCAGTACTTCGTCGAGGCGGAGAAGATCCTGGCGCAGGAGGCTCCCATCGCTCCCGTTTACTGGCGATCCCGCCTCTCGCTCTACAAGCCGTGGGTGAAGGGGATCATCCGGCGGCCGGTGGGGGCCGAGGCCGAGTACAAGTGGGCCTACACCCAGGGCCGGCCGGGCGGCGACTCGCCGATGTACCTCAACCTCAACCTGGGCGAGGAGCCTCCCGATCTGGATCCGGCGACGTCCACCGACACCGTCTCCTTCCTCATCCTCAACGCCACCCTCGACGGCCTCGTGCGCAAGGATGCCCAGGGCCAGATCCGCCCGGGTAGCGGGTTGGCCGAGAGCTGGACGGTCTCCCCGGACCAGAAGGTGTACACCTTCAAGCTCCGCAAGGCCACCTGGGACGACGGCACGCCCATCACCGCCGACGACTTCGTCTACCAGTGGCGGCGCGTGATCGACCCGCGGACGGCCTCCCAGTACCAGTTCATGATGGAGCTGGCCGGCATCGCCAACGGCTCCAAGATCGCCAAGATGGACGCGAAGGACGGGGAGGCCATCGACAAGGCCCTGGAGACCTTTGGCGTGAAGGCGCTGGACGAGCGGACGCTGCAGGTCACCCTGGAGAAACCCAACCCGCTTTTCCTCGAGCTGACCACGTTCATCAGCTTCCTGCCGGCGCCCAAGCACCTGGTCGAAAAGTACGGCGACAAGTATGCCGCTGAGGCCAGCACCATCGGGGCATCCGGGCCCTTCCGGATCGCCGAGTGGAAGCACCAGTACGAGCTGGTCCTGGAGAAAAACCCGAAGTACTGGGACGCCAAGAACGTGAAGCTCCAGAAGATCCACTTCGACATGATCACGGACGCGGGCACGGCCCTGCAGATGTACGAGCAGGGCAAGCTCGATATCGCCGGCGTCGCCAGCCGCTACGTCGACGTGTACCGCAATCACCCCGACCTGCAGCCGCCGTGGCCCGACGGCTCCACCTTCTACTGGGAGTTCAACACCCTCGATCCGGTGCTGAAGAACGCCAAGGTGCGCCGGGCCATCGCGCTGGCCATCGACCGCAAGGCGTTCGCCGACCGGGTGCTGCGCAACGGATCGTATCCGGCCACGTCGCTCACGCCTCCGGTCATCACCGACCCGGCCAAGGGCGGGATCTTCCAAAAGCGGGTCGGCGAGCTCTTCCCCGCCACGCCCGACGTGAAGCTGGCCCGCCAGCTGCTGCGGGAAGGCCTCACCGAGCTCGGCTACGAGGTCCCGGAGGTGGCCCGCCAGTAG
- a CDS encoding response regulator transcription factor produces MRAEPHAATAGVIMAYRVLVVDDEPSIVELVRFTLEKEGFVTDSAASGPQALEAVERTRPDLVLLDLMLPGLDGLEVCRQLRQKASIPIIMLTAKAGEVDKVVGLELGADDYITKPFSPRELVARIRAVLRRTQAAQEAARSAASGPPGGNELRAGSVVMDLARHQVWVEGRPVDLTPKEYDLLRMLMANKGIVMTRELLLEKVWGYDFAGDTRTVDVHVVRLRQKLEDDPAHPRYIETVRGVGYRMRENPA; encoded by the coding sequence ATGCGCGCAGAACCACACGCGGCGACGGCGGGCGTGATCATGGCATACCGGGTACTGGTGGTCGACGATGAGCCTTCCATCGTGGAGTTGGTGCGCTTCACCCTCGAGAAGGAGGGGTTCGTCACCGACTCGGCCGCGAGTGGACCGCAGGCGCTGGAGGCGGTAGAGCGGACCCGGCCCGATCTCGTGCTGCTCGACCTCATGTTGCCGGGCCTCGACGGGCTGGAGGTCTGCCGCCAGCTGCGGCAGAAGGCGAGCATCCCGATCATCATGCTGACCGCGAAGGCGGGCGAGGTCGACAAGGTGGTCGGGCTGGAGCTCGGGGCCGACGACTACATCACCAAGCCCTTCAGCCCCCGCGAGCTGGTCGCCCGTATACGTGCGGTGTTGCGGCGCACCCAGGCGGCCCAGGAGGCGGCCCGATCCGCGGCGTCGGGCCCGCCGGGCGGCAACGAGCTGCGGGCGGGCAGCGTGGTGATGGACCTGGCCCGCCACCAGGTGTGGGTGGAGGGCCGGCCGGTCGACCTCACGCCCAAAGAGTACGACCTCTTGCGCATGCTCATGGCCAACAAGGGGATCGTGATGACCCGAGAGCTCTTGCTGGAGAAGGTGTGGGGATACGATTTCGCGGGTGACACGCGGACGGTGGACGTCCACGTGGTGCGCCTCCGGCAGAAGCTCGAGGACGATCCGGCCCATCCTCGCTACATCGAGACCGTAAGAGGCGTGGGTTATCGGATGCGAGAAAACCCTGCGTAG
- a CDS encoding sensor histidine kinase, producing MLFFSHVSAAAAGFFAAALFWSGLGRMGVPAHEAVLVAVLAAIGAGVFFSRRAVASVRTAIDGLSDFVGLMQSGQASEVLLSQPEELSDLAARLRQLSSSFSAALAESSRKQAELSGVLASLVDGCIAVDPSGRVILFNQAASRLFGVRDTDVLGRPLVEAIRSYDLATAVGETLQSGQPQVREFRLVGTPGERTFQVTAAPLAPPASPDAARQAAGGAPADRARTPWGAVALVRDVTELRRLERVRSDFVANVSHELRTPLTAIKGFIEALQEGAAEDAATRTRFLEIMARETDRLVALINDLLDLSRLESRTAAFHPAALRLSEVAEAVVQMFSRKAGSKGLALSMEFDPGLPPVLGDEDMLRQVFINLLDNAIKYTMAGSIRVRARPERDGTVRVEVADTGIGIPRQHLSRIFERFYRVDRARSRELGGTGLGLSIVRHIVELHGGRIEVDSEVGVGTTFRFWLPAATSPAKAP from the coding sequence ATGCTCTTCTTCTCCCACGTCTCGGCGGCGGCCGCCGGCTTTTTCGCCGCGGCGCTCTTTTGGAGCGGGCTCGGCCGGATGGGCGTGCCCGCCCACGAGGCGGTGCTGGTGGCGGTGCTGGCCGCCATCGGGGCGGGCGTCTTCTTCAGCCGCCGGGCCGTCGCGTCGGTCCGTACGGCCATCGACGGGCTGTCCGACTTCGTGGGGCTCATGCAGTCGGGCCAGGCCAGTGAGGTGCTGCTCTCCCAGCCCGAGGAACTGTCGGATCTCGCGGCGCGCCTTCGCCAGCTGTCGTCGAGCTTCAGCGCCGCGCTGGCCGAGTCGTCCCGCAAGCAGGCGGAGCTGAGCGGGGTGCTGGCCAGCCTCGTCGACGGCTGCATCGCCGTCGACCCCTCCGGCAGGGTCATCCTCTTCAACCAGGCGGCGAGCCGCCTCTTCGGCGTCCGGGACACCGACGTGCTCGGCCGGCCGCTGGTGGAGGCCATTCGAAGCTACGACCTGGCGACCGCGGTGGGCGAGACCCTGCAAAGCGGCCAGCCGCAGGTGCGGGAGTTCCGCCTGGTGGGTACGCCCGGCGAACGTACTTTCCAGGTGACGGCCGCGCCGCTCGCTCCGCCCGCGTCGCCGGACGCCGCGCGACAGGCGGCGGGAGGTGCTCCGGCCGACCGGGCCCGGACGCCCTGGGGGGCGGTGGCCCTCGTGCGCGACGTGACCGAGCTCCGGCGGCTCGAACGGGTGCGCAGCGACTTCGTGGCCAACGTCTCGCATGAGCTCCGCACGCCGCTCACGGCCATCAAGGGTTTCATCGAGGCGCTGCAGGAGGGCGCGGCGGAGGACGCGGCCACCCGGACGCGCTTCTTGGAGATCATGGCCCGGGAGACCGACCGGCTGGTGGCGCTCATCAACGACCTGTTGGACCTCTCGCGACTCGAGTCGCGCACGGCGGCGTTCCATCCGGCGGCGCTCCGGCTGTCGGAGGTGGCCGAGGCGGTCGTCCAGATGTTCAGCCGCAAGGCCGGCTCCAAGGGGCTCGCGCTCTCCATGGAGTTCGATCCCGGACTGCCGCCGGTGCTGGGCGACGAGGACATGCTCCGCCAGGTGTTCATCAACTTGCTGGACAACGCCATCAAGTACACCATGGCCGGCAGCATCCGGGTGCGGGCGAGGCCGGAGCGGGACGGCACGGTGCGGGTGGAGGTGGCCGACACCGGCATCGGTATCCCCCGGCAGCACCTGAGCCGGATTTTCGAGCGGTTTTACCGGGTGGACCGGGCTCGCTCCCGGGAACTGGGAGGCACGGGCCTGGGCCTGTCCATCGTCCGCCACATCGTGGAACTCCACGGCGGGCGCATCGAGGTCGACAGCGAAGTCGGGGTGGGTACCACCTTCCGCTTCTGGCTGCCGGCGGCGACGTCACCCGCGAAGGCGCCTTGA
- a CDS encoding ABC transporter ATP-binding protein, producing the protein MSAMPVRDVPHEAPREVAGGEAAPVLLEVRGLKKYFTIRRGLQVRAVDGIDFHIRKGEIFALVGESGSGKTTVGRVVIGLYHPTAGQVMFDGKDVHRLSGAELYRFKRRAQIIFQDPYASLDPRMTVAEIIGEALDSHGLAHGRERLHRIAELLRVVGLNPEHASRYPHEFSGGQRQRIGIARALAVDPEFLVADEPISALDVSIQAQIVNLLARLQAERGLTYLFIAHDLAMVRHLSDRIGVMYLGHLVETGPTREVYRKPLHPYTQGLMSAVPIPDPRRERQRHRILMEGEIPSPINPPSGCPFRTRCPRAEEVCARVRPELKPVEPGHQVACHLY; encoded by the coding sequence ATGTCAGCCATGCCGGTCCGAGACGTACCGCACGAGGCGCCCCGCGAGGTTGCGGGCGGCGAGGCCGCCCCGGTACTGCTCGAGGTGCGGGGGCTCAAGAAGTACTTCACGATCCGCCGTGGGCTGCAGGTGCGGGCCGTCGACGGGATTGACTTCCACATCCGCAAAGGCGAGATTTTCGCGCTCGTAGGAGAGAGCGGCTCGGGCAAGACCACCGTCGGGCGGGTCGTCATCGGCCTGTACCACCCGACGGCGGGCCAGGTGATGTTCGACGGCAAGGACGTCCACCGGCTATCGGGCGCCGAGCTCTATCGCTTCAAGCGTCGGGCCCAGATCATCTTCCAGGACCCGTACGCCTCCCTGGATCCCCGCATGACCGTGGCGGAGATCATCGGCGAAGCCCTGGACAGCCACGGGCTCGCCCACGGCCGGGAACGCCTGCACCGGATTGCCGAGCTGTTGCGGGTGGTCGGGCTCAACCCCGAACACGCCAGCCGCTACCCTCACGAGTTCAGCGGAGGGCAGCGCCAGCGCATCGGGATCGCACGGGCGCTCGCCGTCGACCCGGAGTTCCTGGTGGCCGACGAGCCCATCTCGGCGCTGGACGTCTCCATCCAGGCCCAGATCGTCAATTTGCTGGCGCGTCTTCAGGCGGAGCGCGGGCTCACGTACCTGTTCATCGCCCATGACCTCGCCATGGTGCGCCACCTGAGCGACCGCATCGGCGTGATGTACCTCGGGCACCTGGTGGAGACGGGGCCGACGCGGGAGGTTTACCGCAAGCCCCTGCACCCGTACACCCAGGGGCTGATGTCGGCGGTGCCGATCCCCGATCCCCGCCGGGAGCGCCAGCGCCACCGGATCCTGATGGAGGGCGAGATCCCGAGCCCCATCAACCCGCCTTCGGGCTGCCCCTTCCGCACCCGCTGTCCTCGGGCGGAGGAGGTCTGCGCCCGGGTGCGCCCCGAGCTCAAGCCCGTCGAACCCGGCCACCAGGTGGCCTGCCATCTCTACTGA
- the leuB gene encoding 3-isopropylmalate dehydrogenase — translation MRQGEGMRARPERSAAHVVLIGGDGIGPEVVEAAAQCLEEAANLAGREVRFTRAAGGGEAIDRGLGPMPDATIQACLHSDGVLLGAVGGPRWDRLPGALRPEAGLLELRRALGAFANIRPVRLFEGLEDATPLRPEVARGTDLVIVRELLGGLYYGARGRRDQDGRILAFDTMEYADVEIDRVARFAFELARKRRRKLCLVDKANILETSRLWRERVESLAGEYPDVECTYQYVDSCAMKLVQSPRSLDVLLCENTFGDILSDEAAVLAGSLGMLASASIGGPVGLYEPVHGTAPDIAGQGLANPIGAILSAALLARLDLQWDDVAAMIEEAVAATLQEGFRTRDLVAGRATEGAGGGAGTPAVRVVGTREMTAQILERLPLFASRTGDDARRTTRGDGGRDHGIPGTGGRR, via the coding sequence GTGCGACAGGGTGAGGGGATGAGGGCGCGCCCGGAGCGCTCCGCGGCGCACGTCGTCCTCATCGGCGGGGACGGCATCGGGCCGGAGGTCGTCGAGGCGGCGGCGCAGTGCCTGGAAGAGGCTGCGAATCTTGCCGGCCGAGAGGTACGGTTCACGAGGGCGGCGGGAGGCGGGGAGGCCATCGACCGGGGGCTGGGGCCGATGCCCGATGCCACCATCCAGGCTTGCCTGCACTCTGACGGGGTGTTGCTGGGGGCCGTGGGCGGTCCCCGCTGGGACCGCCTGCCGGGAGCCTTGCGCCCCGAGGCGGGGCTGCTCGAGTTGCGGCGAGCCCTCGGCGCTTTCGCCAACATCCGCCCCGTGAGGCTGTTCGAGGGGCTGGAAGACGCGACTCCGTTGAGGCCGGAGGTCGCCCGCGGGACGGATCTGGTCATCGTGCGGGAGCTTCTCGGGGGGCTCTACTACGGGGCCCGGGGGCGGCGCGACCAGGACGGGCGGATCCTGGCCTTCGACACCATGGAGTACGCCGACGTCGAGATCGACCGGGTGGCCCGCTTCGCCTTCGAGCTGGCCCGCAAGCGGCGGCGCAAGCTCTGCCTGGTGGACAAGGCCAACATCCTCGAGACCTCGCGCCTGTGGCGGGAACGGGTGGAGTCGCTGGCCGGGGAGTACCCCGACGTCGAGTGCACCTACCAGTACGTGGACAGCTGTGCCATGAAGCTGGTGCAGTCGCCCCGGTCGCTCGACGTGTTGCTGTGCGAGAACACCTTCGGGGACATCCTGAGCGACGAGGCGGCGGTGCTGGCCGGCTCCCTGGGGATGCTCGCCTCGGCCAGCATCGGAGGGCCCGTGGGCCTCTACGAGCCAGTCCACGGCACGGCCCCGGACATTGCCGGCCAGGGGCTGGCCAACCCCATCGGAGCCATCCTGTCGGCGGCGCTGCTGGCGCGCCTCGACCTGCAATGGGACGACGTGGCCGCCATGATCGAAGAGGCGGTGGCCGCCACGTTGCAGGAGGGCTTCCGGACGCGCGACCTGGTCGCCGGACGAGCGACCGAGGGGGCGGGCGGGGGGGCCGGCACGCCCGCCGTCCGGGTGGTGGGGACCCGGGAGATGACGGCGCAAATCCTGGAGAGGCTTCCCCTCTTCGCCAGCAGGACGGGCGACGATGCGCGCAGAACCACACGCGGCGACGGCGGGCGTGATCATGGCATACCGGGTACTGGTGGTCGACGATGA
- a CDS encoding ABC transporter permease: MNQAVRAIDPPAELFRPAAISEEAAEALDRPPRSYWADAWARFRQNRMAVAGLVVLVVIGILAIVGPYLTGYDYRETSLLDTDLPPSPEHWFGTDELGRDIFTRLWFGARISLLIGLLAAAIDLVAGVTMGGIAGYFGGMVDDVIMRIVEIVYSIPSLLVIILLLVVIGPGLGSIVVALGVLGWVGMARLVRGQELQIKQQEYVLAAQALGVRSWKIIVRHLVPNTMGVILVNITLTVPGAIFTEAFLSFLGLGIQDPLASLGSMISSSYQVLRVYPHELLFPALVLSLILLGFNFLGDGLRDALDPRQRH, encoded by the coding sequence GTGAACCAGGCCGTACGCGCGATAGACCCCCCCGCCGAGCTCTTCCGGCCGGCAGCCATCTCGGAGGAGGCTGCAGAGGCGCTCGACCGGCCGCCGCGAAGTTACTGGGCGGATGCATGGGCCCGCTTCCGCCAGAACCGGATGGCCGTGGCCGGGCTCGTCGTGCTGGTCGTCATCGGCATCCTGGCCATCGTCGGGCCCTACCTGACCGGCTATGACTACCGGGAGACGAGCCTGCTCGACACGGACCTGCCTCCCTCGCCCGAGCACTGGTTCGGCACCGACGAGCTCGGGCGGGACATCTTCACCCGGCTCTGGTTCGGGGCGCGTATCTCGCTGCTCATCGGGCTCCTGGCGGCCGCCATCGACCTGGTCGCCGGGGTGACCATGGGCGGGATCGCCGGCTACTTCGGAGGCATGGTCGACGACGTCATCATGCGCATCGTCGAGATCGTCTACTCCATCCCGTCGCTCCTCGTGATCATCCTTCTGCTCGTCGTGATAGGGCCGGGGCTCGGCTCCATCGTCGTCGCGCTGGGAGTCCTGGGATGGGTCGGGATGGCGCGCCTCGTGCGAGGCCAGGAGCTCCAGATCAAGCAGCAGGAGTACGTGCTGGCCGCCCAGGCCCTGGGGGTGCGTTCCTGGAAGATCATCGTGCGCCATCTGGTGCCCAACACCATGGGGGTCATCCTCGTCAACATCACGTTGACGGTGCCGGGCGCGATTTTCACCGAGGCTTTCCTTTCGTTCTTGGGGCTGGGCATCCAGGACCCCCTGGCGAGCTTGGGCTCCATGATCTCCTCGTCCTACCAGGTCTTGCGGGTTTATCCGCATGAGCTCCTCTTCCCGGCCCTGGTCTTGAGCCTGATCCTGCTCGGCTTCAACTTCCTGGGCGACGGGTTGCGCGACGCCCTGGACCCGAGGCAGCGTCATTGA
- a CDS encoding ABC transporter ATP-binding protein, with amino-acid sequence MEPLLSIDKLRVNFYTHAGTVHAVRGASFEVREGETLALVGESGCGKSVTALSIMRLVPHPGRIDGGTIRFAGKELTALSLREMERVRGAEIGMIFQDPMTSLNPTMTIGQQIAEPLRKHKGMGPKEALDRAAEILAMVGIPNPRTRLAQFPHEMSGGMRQRVMIAMAIACEPHLLIADEPTTSLDVTIQAQILELMKGLQEKLGMAILLITHDLGVVARLADRVVVMYAGQVVEQAGVDELYYHTLHPYTRALMRSVPNPEAGVRQELESIAGSPPDLYQEPPGCPFAPRCSRVLEVCRSYPPPFFEAGPEHVSACWLLDPRAGRWGKDFLATSPRPYAEAAASPKTPDQEVEA; translated from the coding sequence GTGGAGCCACTGTTGAGCATCGACAAGTTGCGGGTCAATTTCTACACCCACGCCGGCACCGTCCACGCGGTCCGGGGCGCGTCCTTCGAGGTGCGCGAGGGCGAGACCCTGGCTCTCGTGGGCGAGTCGGGGTGCGGCAAGAGCGTGACGGCCCTTTCCATCATGCGGCTCGTCCCCCACCCGGGGCGCATCGACGGGGGCACCATCCGGTTCGCCGGCAAGGAGCTCACCGCTCTTTCCCTGCGCGAGATGGAGCGGGTACGGGGCGCGGAGATCGGGATGATCTTCCAGGATCCGATGACCTCCCTCAATCCCACCATGACCATCGGCCAGCAGATCGCCGAGCCTCTTCGCAAGCACAAGGGCATGGGGCCGAAGGAGGCGCTGGACCGGGCGGCCGAGATCCTGGCCATGGTGGGCATCCCCAACCCGCGGACGCGCCTCGCCCAGTTCCCTCACGAGATGAGCGGCGGCATGCGCCAGCGGGTGATGATCGCCATGGCCATCGCCTGCGAGCCGCACCTGCTCATCGCCGACGAGCCCACCACCTCCCTCGACGTCACCATCCAGGCCCAGATCCTGGAGCTCATGAAGGGCCTGCAGGAGAAGTTGGGTATGGCCATCCTGCTCATTACGCACGATCTGGGGGTGGTGGCACGCCTCGCCGACCGGGTCGTGGTCATGTACGCCGGCCAGGTCGTGGAACAGGCGGGCGTCGATGAGCTCTATTACCATACCCTCCATCCCTACACCCGGGCGCTGATGCGATCGGTGCCCAACCCGGAGGCCGGAGTCCGGCAGGAGCTGGAGTCCATCGCCGGCTCTCCCCCCGACCTGTACCAGGAGCCGCCCGGATGCCCGTTCGCTCCGCGCTGCAGCCGGGTGCTCGAGGTGTGCCGGTCCTACCCGCCGCCGTTTTTCGAGGCGGGCCCGGAGCACGTCTCGGCCTGCTGGCTCCTGGATCCCAGGGCCGGGCGATGGGGCAAGGACTTCCTTGCCACGTCCCCCAGGCCCTACGCCGAGGCCGCCGCCTCCCCCAAAACCCCGGATCAAGAGGTCGAAGCGTAG